In Thiofilum sp., the genomic window TGTTAAACTCACTCCTCCTGTAATACTACCAATTCCGGGTATAATTTTAATAAAGCTACTTAAACCTATCACGGTTAAAACAGGGGCTGAGCCGCTAATTAAAGAGGTGAGAAATAACTTTCCCATTTGCTCATCATAACTAATATTATAATGCTCACTTAAACTCTTAATTAAACTTAACTGCGTAGCAGCCATAGCCGCCAAATCAAAATAAGGTAAAGGTAATAAGCCTAAAGACATATTGCCAATAATATAGTTTTTTACAATATCTTGTGCGGCTAAATGCTTTTCTTGAGTCGCTTTAGCCGCTAACTCTTTATTAGCTTGCTCTAGTTTTAATGCTAGTGCTTCAATAGTCGAATCCGCTTTTTGTATAGTTTCTTCGGATAGCTGCATATATATTCCTAACGCTACTCATTAAAACATTTTGTTATTATTTGGTTTTTTCTTAATTGAATTACAAAGACTAATCAGTGGGGTATTAAACTAAAGCTTAGTCATAGAAGCTGGCTAATTTTAGCCCAGATTATTCCACATCTACGGTGAGGCGCTAAGAGGGGTGCAACATTTCTTAACATTTTTATGAGCTAAGAGGTTAGAGATTTTGAGGTTCTCTACTCTATAACTTTTAGCCACTAGCCTAAAATCTAAGCTTAGCGTGCTGAGAGTTATTCAAGCTTAGAGTCATTTATAGCCAGCTTATAAAAATAGGAGCTGCTTAAAATAAACACAATTCAAAAAGTAGGTGGGAATGAATGTGATGCAAACTAGAGTTAGTCTAGGGTGATAGTAGAAACAAAGCCCTCCGGCTTTAAAGCTAAGAGCGAAGTAGCTAGCTCCTCGACAATATTTTCAGCAGTATTACCCATTAAAAAGCCTTTGATACCACTTCTTGCCACCGTACCCATGACCAATAAGTCAATAGGGTGATGGGCTAACCATTGAGGGATAATTTTGTCTGCTATCCCGCGTAAGTGATAAACCCGTTGGTTTGCCGCCAGTGGATTACCTACATGACTCAATAAATCTTCTAGTAATGCTCGGTGAGTGTTTTGGGTATCTAAAACATTTTTCAGTACTACCTCATGAGGTACATTAACGCGAGCGTTGTAGCGTAGATAGTCTTCAAAAGGGTAGTCCCAACAAGATACAATCGCTAGCTTTCCAGTACTCTGCTCCGCTAAATGTTGAGCCAACTGTAATAGGCGTATGGAAAGCTGCTGCTCTTCCATACTGCGGCTTTCTGGATTAATTGCAACAGCTATACGCCAGTTAGCAGCTATAGGCTGAGGGTAAGCTAGCCAAACGGGGCAGGGGCATTTGCGTAGTAAGGTCATATCCAGTGCTTTAAAGCCTATCCCATTATTTTTAAGTTCAGCCTCTTTAATGAGCAAATCGTGTCCTGAGCGCAACACTTGCTTGACGGTACTGACTGCGGCTGGCAAGTTTAAATTAGCCCAGTGCCATTTAATTTCTACCCACTCAGCCTCTGCCCAACCCATTTGTGCTTGAGTAGTATTCAATAACTGTTCTGCATTTTCATACAGGGCACTCCAATAGGCGTCTCGATAAGTAATCTGCTCTAGGGGTAGATCGGGATATAACGCTAAGACCGTTAGTGGTACTTGATTGTGATGCGCTAGGCGTAGGGCTTGCTGTAATCCTGTAGTGGACGCCTGTTTTAAAGCGTGTTTGAGATATAAGATATTTTGAAATGTTTGCATAACAATTTACCGAAGTTCCGAGGCTAATAGGGCTTTCAGTTTATCGGCTGCTTGCTCAGCAGCATCATAATAAGGTTGAAAGACTAAAGCCGCCCCGCGTTGTTTGAGTAGCTCTATCTCGGTCATATTTTCTACCTGCTGTGCTGAAACCGCTATGATCCCT contains:
- a CDS encoding YcjF family protein; the encoded protein is MQLSEETIQKADSTIEALALKLEQANKELAAKATQEKHLAAQDIVKNYIIGNMSLGLLPLPYFDLAAMAATQLSLIKSLSEHYNISYDEQMGKLFLTSLISGSAPVLTVIGLSSFIKIIPGIGSITGGVSLTLLAGAVAYATGQVFIRHFESGGDFANLESSQWNSFFKEQITIGKQYIKTKLKSMKDK
- a CDS encoding universal stress protein, whose protein sequence is MQTFQNILYLKHALKQASTTGLQQALRLAHHNQVPLTVLALYPDLPLEQITYRDAYWSALYENAEQLLNTTQAQMGWAEAEWVEIKWHWANLNLPAAVSTVKQVLRSGHDLLIKEAELKNNGIGFKALDMTLLRKCPCPVWLAYPQPIAANWRIAVAINPESRSMEEQQLSIRLLQLAQHLAEQSTGKLAIVSCWDYPFEDYLRYNARVNVPHEVVLKNVLDTQNTHRALLEDLLSHVGNPLAANQRVYHLRGIADKIIPQWLAHHPIDLLVMGTVARSGIKGFLMGNTAENIVEELATSLLALKPEGFVSTITLD